A region from the Lentimonas sp. CC4 genome encodes:
- a CDS encoding L-threonylcarbamoyladenylate synthase, whose product MDHSSKVLETNTANLDLCAELLRSGEVVGMPTETVYGLAGNALNEASVRKIFDVKGRPLIDPLIVHFSNLEDAEIHIESSDSVRELAAAFWPGPLTMVVPKKGSIPDIVTAGLPSVAIRVPQHPTFRSILERLDFPLAAPSANPFGYVSPTLANHVAHTLGSRIQAVLDGGSCAYGLESTIIDLRTPKAPIILRHGPITEAQINETLNVQVATKTATSDDGSAQSAPGLLTKHYSPNTRVTLLPHGQAITCNTAPSRSIALIANKKPEWHTGQPNIFWLSESGDLNDIAHNLFELIQRLDQQNFEQMWIEQADHIGLGQAINDRLCRAAAKFGA is encoded by the coding sequence ATGGATCACAGTAGCAAAGTCCTCGAAACGAACACAGCGAACCTAGACCTCTGCGCAGAACTGCTACGGTCAGGCGAAGTCGTTGGTATGCCCACCGAAACAGTCTATGGCCTCGCAGGCAATGCACTCAACGAGGCCAGCGTTCGAAAAATTTTTGACGTCAAAGGCCGCCCACTCATCGATCCACTCATAGTGCACTTCAGCAACCTAGAGGACGCAGAGATCCACATCGAATCAAGCGACAGCGTTCGCGAACTCGCAGCCGCCTTCTGGCCTGGACCACTAACAATGGTAGTGCCGAAAAAAGGCAGTATTCCCGACATCGTAACCGCAGGCTTACCCAGTGTCGCAATCCGCGTGCCACAGCACCCCACATTTCGCAGCATCCTAGAGCGACTGGACTTTCCACTAGCGGCACCGAGCGCTAACCCATTCGGATACGTCAGCCCCACACTAGCAAACCATGTTGCACATACCCTAGGCAGCCGCATCCAAGCAGTGCTCGATGGCGGTTCATGCGCCTATGGCCTCGAATCAACGATCATAGACCTGCGCACCCCCAAAGCACCGATCATCCTCCGGCACGGCCCAATCACCGAGGCACAAATCAACGAGACACTCAACGTGCAAGTCGCCACAAAAACAGCCACAAGCGATGATGGCAGCGCTCAAAGCGCACCAGGACTTCTAACCAAACACTACAGCCCCAACACCAGAGTGACCCTACTGCCACACGGCCAAGCGATCACATGCAACACGGCCCCTTCCCGCTCAATTGCACTCATCGCCAACAAGAAGCCAGAGTGGCACACAGGTCAGCCGAATATCTTCTGGCTCTCCGAGAGTGGTGACCTCAACGACATTGCCCACAATCTATTCGAATTAATCCAACGACTCGATCAGCAGAATTTTGAGCAAATGTGGATCGAACAAGCCGATCACATCGGGCTCGGGCAAGCCATTAACGATCGCCTGTGCAGAGCTGCCGCAAAATTTGGAGCCTAG
- a CDS encoding ATP-dependent DNA helicase RecQ has translation MTPEDALQKYFGMPAFRAPQGDIIRAVLDKKDTLVVMPTGGGKSLCFQLPALLLSGVTLVVSPLIALMKDQVDALQARGLPAGLLNSSQTLEQQRETLDAIRNRTLKLVYVAPERFRSQSFLNALPKDAISLFAIDEAHCLSQWGHDFRPDYMRLGEARKAIGNPPCIALTATATPDVQLDIKKSLEMHEPSEFVAGFSRDNLSFKVRQTNSDHDKLQALQALIKQHTTGIIYCATRKSVDAVAGKIEHLSNSVIRYHGGLSDRDRTAAQERFMNGGANIVVATNAFGMGIDRSDIRFVCHYEMPGSVEAYYQEGGRAGRDGKPSVCEMLFSYADKRVQDFFIDGANPGKALIAEVFDLLCAESDQLHEVRLPVDDLCDRIGRKVNPMAVSTAISVLSRQGWIERFDIPGKRLKGTRIKQLGQSGNSLPIDGEALAMKAARDEERLKTVINFSYAQSCRQKWILDYFGERNGEDCKRCDNCKQAKNRAARAPSKDEFTLVQKALSGVARMSHKLSSDEWSPRFGKRKIIQCLLGSQSAAIRDNGLDELSTHGILKREGSAYVDALFQCLERAGLVQVITESNYPLLQLTPKGARVMRGAEKIDLDLPERTAGAITQKTSALPKRKGAEPGGILDRRLYGLLVGHRAKMAAKNGKPAFTVFPNSVLVELANKKPKNETEALEIKGIGPAKLKSVLPEFLKVIRSQT, from the coding sequence ATGACTCCAGAAGACGCACTGCAGAAATATTTCGGAATGCCCGCATTCAGGGCACCACAAGGCGATATCATACGCGCAGTGCTAGACAAGAAAGACACACTCGTCGTCATGCCAACAGGCGGCGGCAAGAGTCTCTGCTTTCAACTACCTGCACTCCTACTCTCAGGAGTGACCCTCGTCGTATCACCCCTGATCGCACTGATGAAGGATCAGGTCGATGCGCTCCAAGCCCGCGGCTTGCCTGCCGGCCTACTCAACAGCTCTCAAACTCTGGAGCAGCAGCGAGAAACCCTAGACGCAATTCGCAACCGCACCCTAAAACTCGTTTACGTTGCCCCCGAGCGCTTTCGCTCACAATCATTCCTCAACGCGCTCCCCAAAGACGCCATCAGCCTCTTCGCGATCGATGAGGCGCACTGCCTATCGCAGTGGGGACACGATTTCCGCCCAGACTACATGCGCTTGGGCGAAGCGCGTAAAGCCATAGGCAACCCGCCCTGCATCGCATTAACAGCGACAGCGACACCCGACGTGCAGCTTGACATCAAAAAGAGCCTCGAGATGCACGAGCCATCTGAGTTCGTCGCGGGGTTTTCACGAGACAACTTAAGCTTTAAAGTGCGACAAACCAACTCCGACCATGACAAACTACAAGCACTACAAGCACTTATCAAACAACACACCACCGGTATCATATATTGCGCGACACGAAAATCCGTCGATGCCGTCGCTGGCAAAATTGAGCATTTAAGTAATTCCGTCATCCGCTATCACGGCGGCCTGTCCGATCGCGATCGCACCGCAGCTCAAGAGCGCTTCATGAATGGCGGAGCCAACATCGTCGTCGCCACGAATGCCTTCGGCATGGGAATTGACCGCTCCGATATCCGCTTCGTCTGCCACTACGAAATGCCCGGCAGCGTCGAAGCTTATTACCAAGAAGGCGGCCGCGCAGGACGCGACGGCAAGCCCTCAGTCTGCGAGATGCTCTTTTCCTATGCAGATAAACGCGTTCAAGACTTCTTCATCGACGGAGCGAATCCCGGCAAGGCTCTGATAGCCGAAGTCTTCGACTTACTCTGCGCAGAAAGCGACCAGCTCCACGAAGTGCGCCTTCCCGTCGACGACCTATGCGACCGAATCGGCCGCAAAGTCAACCCCATGGCAGTCAGCACCGCCATATCCGTCCTCTCCCGCCAAGGCTGGATAGAGCGCTTCGACATCCCCGGCAAACGCCTAAAAGGCACACGAATCAAACAACTGGGGCAAAGCGGCAACAGCCTACCGATAGACGGCGAAGCATTGGCAATGAAAGCCGCTCGCGATGAAGAGCGACTAAAAACAGTCATCAACTTCTCCTACGCACAAAGCTGCCGCCAGAAGTGGATTTTAGACTATTTTGGCGAACGAAACGGCGAAGACTGCAAGCGTTGCGACAATTGCAAACAAGCAAAAAACCGAGCCGCCCGCGCGCCGAGTAAAGATGAATTCACGCTAGTGCAAAAAGCACTGAGCGGCGTCGCCCGCATGAGCCACAAACTAAGCTCAGACGAATGGTCTCCACGTTTTGGTAAACGAAAAATCATACAATGCCTCCTCGGCAGCCAAAGCGCTGCCATTCGAGACAACGGATTGGACGAGCTCTCAACGCATGGCATCCTAAAGAGAGAAGGCAGCGCCTATGTCGATGCCCTCTTCCAATGCCTGGAACGAGCCGGCCTCGTCCAAGTCATCACTGAAAGCAACTACCCGCTCCTACAATTGACTCCAAAAGGAGCCCGTGTGATGCGAGGCGCAGAAAAGATCGACCTTGACCTTCCTGAGCGCACCGCTGGCGCAATTACCCAAAAAACAAGCGCCCTGCCTAAGCGCAAAGGCGCGGAACCTGGAGGCATACTAGATCGTCGCCTATACGGCCTGCTCGTCGGACATCGCGCAAAAATGGCCGCCAAAAATGGCAAGCCCGCTTTTACCGTCTTTCCGAATTCAGTGCTCGTAGAACTCGCCAATAAAAAACCGAAAAACGAGACAGAAGCACTCGAAATCAAAGGAATTGGCCCTGCTAAATTAAAATCAGTCCTCCCCGAGTTTCTTAAAGTCATCAGATCTCAGACCTAA
- a CDS encoding type II secretion system F family protein, translating into MATLTPSALNSTKKKKVSFAEGQRIAKRKAYEKQAPRKKIKLQELTVFTQQLAAMLEAGLPLVTALEALEDQTENPVFQVIIRNVRTEVSAGKSFSESCAAYPKAFPNLFISMVEAGEASGGLAEILDKTSAYFEETVKLVKQIKGAMTYPIAVIALAVGLVNVLLIFVIPVFAEMFSDFGAELPKPTQILIDLSAFLRSYIIFLIAGIAGFIWGLKRFVATPKGRRIKDQTLLKLPVVGELVRKVSLSRFCRTYAILMRAGVPILRTLEIVSRASDNTYIEAACKEISKHISQGGQVSEVLAIDPYFPPTVKHMTRAGEQTGNVDGMLVKVADFYDNEIDTLVAALTSLMEPLLICFLGVVIGGIVMAMFLPIFQLSSVVA; encoded by the coding sequence ATGGCTACTCTCACCCCCTCGGCACTCAACTCTACAAAGAAAAAAAAAGTCAGCTTTGCTGAAGGACAACGGATCGCCAAGCGCAAGGCCTACGAGAAGCAAGCACCACGTAAAAAGATCAAGCTACAGGAGCTCACGGTCTTCACCCAACAACTCGCAGCCATGCTAGAAGCAGGCTTGCCACTCGTCACCGCACTCGAGGCACTCGAAGATCAGACAGAAAATCCAGTGTTCCAAGTCATCATCCGCAACGTCCGCACAGAGGTCTCTGCGGGCAAGTCCTTTTCCGAGTCGTGCGCCGCCTACCCTAAAGCCTTCCCTAATCTCTTCATTTCAATGGTCGAGGCAGGTGAAGCCAGTGGCGGACTGGCCGAGATCCTTGACAAGACTTCGGCTTACTTCGAAGAGACCGTCAAACTGGTCAAGCAGATCAAAGGAGCAATGACCTATCCGATCGCCGTCATCGCCCTAGCAGTTGGTTTGGTGAACGTCCTACTCATCTTCGTCATTCCCGTCTTCGCTGAAATGTTCAGCGACTTCGGAGCAGAGCTTCCCAAACCAACCCAGATCCTCATCGACCTGAGCGCATTCCTCAGGTCCTACATCATTTTCCTAATTGCAGGCATTGCTGGATTCATCTGGGGACTCAAACGCTTTGTCGCGACCCCGAAGGGGCGACGAATCAAGGATCAAACACTCCTCAAGCTTCCAGTCGTTGGCGAGCTAGTCCGCAAAGTTAGCCTCTCGCGCTTTTGCCGCACCTACGCCATCCTAATGCGAGCAGGAGTGCCAATTCTACGCACCCTAGAAATTGTCAGCAGAGCCTCCGACAACACCTATATCGAAGCCGCCTGTAAGGAAATCTCGAAGCACATCAGCCAAGGCGGCCAGGTCTCTGAAGTGCTCGCAATCGACCCCTACTTCCCGCCGACCGTCAAACACATGACCCGCGCAGGCGAGCAAACAGGTAACGTCGACGGCATGCTCGTCAAAGTCGCCGACTTTTATGACAACGAAATCGATACGCTAGTCGCCGCCCTCACATCGCTAATGGAGCCACTATTGATCTGCTTCCTGGGGGTAGTCATCGGCGGCATCGTCATGGCCATGTTCCTACCGATCTTCCAGCTCTCCAGTGTTGTCGCTTAA
- the rpmH gene encoding 50S ribosomal protein L34, whose product MGPTYRPSKLRRARKFGFRARNATRGGRKVLAARRAKGRHSLSASV is encoded by the coding sequence ATGGGACCAACATACAGACCTTCAAAACTTAGACGCGCTCGCAAATTTGGCTTTCGCGCACGTAATGCAACTCGCGGTGGCCGTAAGGTTCTTGCCGCTCGCCGAGCTAAGGGGCGTCACAGCCTATCCGCTTCCGTCTAA
- the rnpA gene encoding ribonuclease P protein component — MGIPTSKRLRKPREFQEVRNEGKRILCGPFIFQCRQLDSEEKCSRRLGVIASRRVGNAVKRNLGKRTFRELFRQHELALPVGSDVVIVLRSSFDRHSFSDLESRYLRACATMTKEAQAKLADQ; from the coding sequence ATGGGCATCCCGACTTCTAAGCGTTTGCGCAAGCCGCGCGAATTTCAAGAGGTCCGCAATGAGGGTAAACGTATCCTTTGCGGACCTTTTATTTTTCAGTGCCGTCAACTCGACTCGGAGGAGAAATGCTCGCGCCGATTAGGCGTGATCGCCTCTCGCCGCGTGGGGAATGCGGTAAAGCGGAACTTGGGCAAGCGAACTTTTCGCGAGCTATTTCGTCAGCATGAATTAGCGCTTCCAGTTGGCAGTGATGTCGTGATCGTGCTTCGGTCGAGTTTTGATCGTCACAGTTTCAGTGATCTAGAGTCTCGTTATTTACGAGCGTGTGCGACTATGACGAAGGAGGCGCAGGCAAAATTGGCTGATCAATAA
- the yidD gene encoding membrane protein insertion efficiency factor YidD — protein MLARFAAVLVRLYQLILSPLKQVFFGSTCSCRFQPTCSCYARSAFLEYGFWRGLWYTVRRILRCHPWHPGGYDPLPSLNNQDKEGMSPPFKSFLDG, from the coding sequence ATGTTGGCTCGTTTTGCAGCGGTGTTGGTTCGTCTCTATCAGTTAATACTTTCGCCGTTGAAGCAGGTCTTCTTCGGCTCTACCTGTAGCTGTCGCTTTCAGCCGACATGCTCTTGTTACGCGCGATCTGCGTTTCTCGAGTATGGCTTTTGGCGCGGCTTGTGGTATACCGTGCGGCGTATTCTGCGCTGCCACCCTTGGCACCCAGGCGGGTATGATCCGCTTCCGAGCTTGAACAACCAAGATAAAGAAGGCATGTCACCTCCCTTCAAATCATTTTTAGATGGATAA
- the yidC gene encoding membrane protein insertase YidC, which yields MDKKNTILGIICIVAGIGYMYKQTSDLNEQQRQQALEEASVVEQAVIEAPEADVVSAAVEVGENAEPSVQSVAPVVALEPVADEQIVTLSNEYIEVEFTTHGGAIRTVSFLQTKNGERDEYVFNARGRVPALSLSLAARGEDLQQFTLPYAIEQQTADSITFAYQSADGLVLRRQYSLATADAEHDPYVIRHSTSFGNSSEAPRSISAILNLGTAWAVSEKQLPAFLNVGHFDGEDAEFVAINKLTGGKGFLGMGASAPVEVIEEPVRSQWASVKNQFFAAVLSSDQIARDLFIYPVEGPLAEGGSTHERPGISGSVGYEVGLVPAGSAKSLDFNYYVGPKEFKRLQALGNHEDEVMQFGFLSFISKLLLSFMYAIHSVVPSWGWSIVIMTVCIKTLFWPLSAKASRSQKRMAKIQGPMAELKEKYKDNPQKLQQETLKVFKENKVNPVAGCLPMIIQMPIFLGLFYMLRSASELRHESFLWVSDLSMPDTLTYIAGYPLNILPLIMGLTMFFQMRMMPVSPTADPAQQKIFKFLPFIFLIFLYNFSSGLVLYWTVQNLLTILQQKIINSRPDEELSPVVAAKAATPTGKGGSPSTKSRKKK from the coding sequence ATGGATAAGAAAAATACAATTTTAGGTATCATCTGCATCGTAGCCGGCATCGGCTATATGTATAAGCAGACGAGCGATTTAAACGAACAGCAGCGTCAGCAAGCGCTTGAAGAGGCGAGTGTTGTGGAGCAGGCTGTTATTGAAGCTCCGGAGGCGGATGTTGTCAGTGCCGCTGTTGAGGTTGGGGAGAATGCGGAACCATCCGTTCAGTCTGTTGCGCCTGTGGTTGCACTCGAGCCTGTAGCGGATGAGCAGATTGTGACGCTCTCTAATGAATACATTGAAGTGGAGTTCACTACGCATGGTGGTGCGATCCGCACTGTGTCGTTCTTGCAGACGAAAAATGGTGAGCGTGATGAATATGTTTTTAATGCGCGCGGGCGTGTGCCTGCATTGAGCCTTAGTCTGGCTGCTCGTGGTGAGGATCTTCAGCAGTTTACGTTGCCTTATGCGATCGAGCAGCAAACTGCGGATTCGATCACTTTTGCGTATCAGTCTGCTGATGGTCTCGTGCTGCGCCGTCAGTATTCTTTGGCTACCGCGGATGCTGAGCACGATCCGTATGTGATTCGTCATAGCACTTCTTTTGGGAATTCGTCAGAGGCGCCTCGTTCTATTTCTGCGATTCTGAATCTGGGCACGGCATGGGCGGTCTCTGAAAAACAATTACCCGCCTTTCTCAATGTGGGGCACTTTGACGGTGAAGACGCCGAGTTTGTTGCGATCAATAAATTGACTGGCGGCAAGGGTTTTTTAGGTATGGGAGCGAGTGCCCCTGTTGAGGTGATTGAGGAGCCGGTTCGTAGTCAATGGGCATCGGTGAAGAATCAGTTTTTTGCGGCAGTGTTGAGTTCAGATCAAATTGCTCGCGATCTTTTCATTTATCCAGTCGAAGGTCCGCTTGCTGAGGGTGGCAGCACGCATGAGCGCCCTGGTATTTCTGGGAGCGTTGGTTACGAGGTAGGTTTGGTGCCAGCTGGTTCTGCTAAGTCGCTGGATTTTAATTATTATGTCGGCCCAAAGGAGTTTAAGCGCTTGCAAGCTTTGGGGAATCACGAGGATGAGGTGATGCAGTTCGGCTTCTTGAGCTTCATCAGTAAGTTGCTGCTTTCCTTTATGTATGCCATTCACTCGGTCGTTCCAAGTTGGGGCTGGTCGATTGTGATTATGACGGTCTGTATTAAAACACTGTTCTGGCCGCTTTCGGCCAAGGCGAGTCGTTCGCAGAAGCGTATGGCTAAGATTCAGGGGCCGATGGCTGAATTAAAGGAAAAGTATAAGGACAATCCTCAAAAGTTGCAGCAGGAAACGCTCAAGGTCTTTAAGGAGAACAAGGTGAACCCTGTCGCAGGTTGCTTACCGATGATTATCCAGATGCCGATCTTTCTTGGCCTTTTCTACATGCTACGCTCGGCGTCTGAGCTGCGTCACGAGTCATTTCTCTGGGTCAGTGATCTTTCGATGCCGGATACCTTGACGTATATCGCTGGTTATCCGTTGAATATCCTGCCTTTGATTATGGGTCTCACTATGTTCTTCCAGATGCGCATGATGCCAGTCTCGCCGACTGCAGATCCTGCCCAGCAGAAGATTTTCAAGTTCTTGCCCTTCATCTTCTTGATCTTCCTTTACAATTTCTCTTCAGGCCTTGTCCTTTACTGGACGGTGCAAAATCTTTTGACCATTCTACAACAGAAGATCATTAATAGCCGTCCGGATGAAGAACTCTCACCCGTTGTCGCTGCCAAAGCTGCTACGCCAACTGGTAAGGGTGGTTCTCCGAGCACGAAGTCTCGTAAGAAAAAGTAA
- a CDS encoding YebC/PmpR family DNA-binding transcriptional regulator produces MSGHSKWATIKRAKGAADAKRGKIFSVISKDLTLAARAGGGDPAMNPRLRTIVAKAKEANMPSDNVERAIKKGTGELPGIVYEEIVYEGYAPSGVGLIVEITTDNKNRSASEVRSTMSKNGGNLAGVGAVSFQFDRVGQFIIDAKQADEETLMDVALEAGAEDIKNEGDHFEVICPMSEYDSVSQALSDKGIESEESDLVYLPNILVPISDKDTARKVLHLIDLLDSLEDVKAVHSNLDLADGVLDDE; encoded by the coding sequence ATGTCAGGACACAGTAAATGGGCTACAATTAAACGAGCAAAGGGCGCTGCAGACGCCAAGCGCGGTAAAATCTTCAGTGTGATCAGTAAAGACCTCACGCTTGCGGCTCGTGCAGGCGGCGGCGATCCTGCGATGAATCCGCGCTTACGCACTATTGTTGCGAAGGCGAAAGAGGCGAATATGCCATCCGACAACGTTGAGCGTGCCATCAAAAAGGGCACGGGCGAGTTGCCTGGCATCGTTTACGAAGAAATTGTTTACGAAGGCTATGCGCCGAGTGGAGTGGGGCTTATCGTTGAGATTACGACAGATAATAAAAATCGTTCGGCCTCTGAGGTGCGTAGCACGATGAGCAAGAACGGAGGCAACCTCGCTGGTGTTGGTGCGGTGTCGTTTCAGTTCGATCGTGTCGGTCAATTCATCATCGATGCGAAGCAGGCGGATGAAGAAACGCTCATGGATGTGGCGCTTGAAGCAGGTGCTGAAGACATTAAAAACGAAGGCGATCACTTCGAAGTGATCTGCCCCATGTCCGAGTATGACTCGGTTTCACAGGCATTGAGCGATAAGGGGATTGAGTCTGAAGAGTCAGATCTCGTCTATTTGCCGAATATCCTCGTGCCAATTAGCGACAAGGATACTGCGCGTAAAGTGCTCCATTTGATTGATTTGTTGGATAGCTTGGAGGATGTTAAAGCCGTCCACTCTAATCTTGATCTCGCTGATGGTGTGCTCGACGACGAGTAA
- a CDS encoding fatty acid CoA ligase family protein, with amino-acid sequence MPHNVAYFLSEQAAHHPEAAAVRAPVGREADGAIRYVARSFSELDVEAAATAHYFAVKGIQRGTRVLLMVKPGLDLIRIVFALFRMGAVPIVIDPGMGLKRFLRCVRHSKPEALVGIPAAIWVSRLFRPSFRGVSSRVSVGAGFEKQIAQYTGQGDFPVVDSAEDELAAVLFTSGSTGPAKGVCYAHGMFVAQVEAIRAQYGIEAGEVDLPMLPVFALFNPALGMCTVVPEMNPSRPATVDPEKIVRAIQQNAVTNSFGSPALWTKIARYCEAHSVTLPSVRRILMAGAPVPPALMQQMEAIIPNGEIHTPYGATEALPVSSIASTEVLSETAVRTAQGDGTCVGSPLPGVDVRIVQQVDGPIATFEEIVELPVGAIGEIIVRGPSVTRGYDKRPDADADSKIADGDRHWHRMGDLGWIGDAGRLWFCGRKVEHVRTVAGPLYTDCCEAIFNAHPKVFRSALIDVGGGRPAIVIEPEVGTYPSSATAKGEFIESLRVIAQSHAMTSGIDAFFFEKAFPVDVRHNAKIHRLSLAKKFGDA; translated from the coding sequence ATGCCGCATAACGTCGCCTACTTTTTATCTGAACAAGCTGCTCACCATCCAGAGGCTGCTGCAGTGCGTGCGCCTGTGGGGCGTGAGGCAGATGGAGCGATCCGCTATGTGGCGCGTAGTTTTTCCGAGCTAGATGTCGAGGCTGCCGCGACGGCGCATTATTTTGCCGTCAAGGGGATCCAGCGTGGCACTCGTGTGTTGCTAATGGTTAAGCCTGGTTTGGACTTGATTCGCATCGTGTTTGCGTTGTTCCGCATGGGAGCCGTGCCGATTGTGATCGATCCAGGTATGGGGCTGAAGCGCTTTTTACGCTGTGTTCGCCATTCGAAGCCTGAGGCATTGGTTGGTATCCCTGCGGCGATTTGGGTGTCCCGCTTGTTTCGTCCAAGCTTTCGTGGAGTGTCGAGTCGGGTTTCGGTGGGGGCTGGATTTGAGAAGCAAATCGCGCAGTATACAGGGCAGGGCGACTTCCCTGTGGTGGATTCTGCGGAAGATGAATTAGCAGCCGTCTTGTTTACTTCCGGTTCGACGGGACCGGCAAAGGGCGTGTGCTATGCGCATGGTATGTTCGTGGCGCAGGTTGAAGCGATCCGTGCGCAATATGGGATCGAAGCAGGTGAGGTGGACCTGCCTATGCTGCCAGTGTTCGCTTTGTTCAATCCCGCGCTTGGCATGTGCACGGTGGTGCCAGAGATGAATCCGAGTCGACCTGCGACGGTGGATCCTGAGAAAATCGTGCGGGCGATTCAGCAAAATGCAGTGACCAATAGCTTTGGTTCGCCGGCGCTGTGGACGAAGATTGCCCGTTACTGTGAGGCCCACTCAGTCACACTGCCGAGTGTGCGACGTATTTTAATGGCGGGTGCGCCGGTGCCGCCTGCCTTGATGCAGCAGATGGAGGCGATCATTCCGAATGGCGAGATTCATACCCCGTATGGCGCGACCGAGGCATTGCCTGTGAGCTCGATTGCCTCAACTGAGGTGTTGAGCGAGACCGCGGTGCGCACCGCTCAAGGTGATGGCACGTGCGTTGGCAGCCCGTTGCCTGGTGTGGATGTGCGGATCGTGCAACAGGTTGACGGGCCGATTGCGACTTTCGAGGAAATTGTGGAGCTTCCTGTTGGGGCGATTGGCGAAATTATTGTGCGAGGCCCGTCAGTCACGCGTGGCTACGATAAGCGCCCAGATGCAGATGCGGATTCTAAGATCGCTGACGGTGATCGGCATTGGCACCGTATGGGCGACTTGGGTTGGATTGGCGATGCTGGGCGACTGTGGTTCTGTGGTCGCAAGGTGGAGCATGTGCGCACTGTTGCAGGGCCGCTCTATACGGATTGCTGTGAGGCTATTTTTAATGCGCACCCTAAAGTCTTTCGATCAGCTTTGATTGATGTTGGTGGTGGGCGTCCGGCTATCGTGATTGAGCCTGAAGTGGGGACGTATCCCTCGAGTGCTACGGCGAAGGGTGAATTTATTGAGAGTCTACGTGTGATCGCACAGAGCCATGCGATGACGAGTGGTATTGACGCGTTTTTCTTTGAGAAGGCATTTCCTGTGGATGTGCGGCATAATGCCAAGATTCACCGTTTGTCACTTGCGAAGAAGTTTGGCGATGCGTAG
- a CDS encoding NAD-dependent epimerase/dehydratase family protein, translating into MKILVTGGGGFVGSYVIERLLARGYSVRSIGRSAQPKLEALGVEVVCGDLTDATVVSSACEGVDAVFHVAARAGVWGSWESYYQPNVVGTRNVVAACRAQGVGRLVYTSTPSVVFNGEPIRGGDESLSYGKNWLCHYAHTKAIAEKETLAANSETLRIVALRPHLIFGPGDPHLLPRVIDSVKAGRLKIVGDGASRVDVSYVGNVADAHLDAFDALDSGKGAGQAYFISQGESVELWPWVNSILEGLGHAPLTKRIPLPVAYGVGTLCEGVWKVLGRRNDPPITRFVAVELAKDHYFDISAARRDLGYEPRVGMAEALKLTIGDLRSRGF; encoded by the coding sequence ATGAAGATTTTGGTGACAGGTGGTGGTGGCTTTGTCGGGAGCTATGTGATTGAGCGCTTATTGGCGCGCGGCTACTCGGTGCGTTCGATTGGACGATCCGCCCAGCCGAAGTTGGAGGCGCTGGGTGTCGAAGTCGTCTGTGGCGATTTGACGGATGCGACGGTGGTGTCGTCCGCCTGCGAAGGTGTGGATGCGGTATTTCACGTTGCAGCGCGGGCTGGCGTTTGGGGGAGTTGGGAGAGTTATTATCAGCCCAATGTCGTTGGCACGCGTAATGTGGTCGCGGCGTGTCGCGCGCAGGGCGTTGGGCGACTGGTTTATACGAGCACACCGAGTGTGGTGTTTAATGGTGAACCGATCCGCGGCGGCGATGAGTCGTTGTCTTACGGTAAGAATTGGCTGTGTCACTATGCGCATACGAAGGCGATTGCAGAAAAGGAGACGTTGGCGGCCAATTCAGAGACTTTAAGGATCGTGGCGTTACGACCTCATCTGATTTTCGGACCAGGTGATCCACATTTACTGCCCCGTGTGATCGATAGTGTGAAGGCGGGGCGTTTGAAGATTGTCGGAGATGGGGCGAGCCGCGTCGATGTCTCGTATGTCGGAAATGTAGCGGATGCGCATTTGGATGCCTTTGACGCGCTGGACTCTGGTAAGGGAGCAGGGCAGGCATATTTTATTTCTCAAGGAGAGTCGGTCGAGTTGTGGCCTTGGGTGAATTCTATTCTTGAGGGCTTAGGGCATGCGCCTTTGACAAAGCGTATTCCGCTGCCGGTCGCCTACGGTGTGGGCACTCTGTGTGAGGGGGTGTGGAAGGTGCTCGGCCGTCGTAATGATCCGCCGATTACACGTTTTGTCGCGGTAGAGTTGGCGAAGGATCACTATTTTGATATTAGCGCGGCGCGCCGTGATTTAGGCTATGAGCCTCGAGTGGGAATGGCAGAAGCGCTGAAGCTTACTATTGGTGATCTTCGATCTCGCGGGTTTTAG